GTTGAACAGATTTCGTCCCTTTGATAGGAGATCCAGCAAAGATTTGGCTTTGTATTTTTCCGCATAAGCAAAAGCTGCTTCGAGTTTGCCGCTGCGGGCCAAAAGCTGAATAATGGAGGGGTAGGCTTCATACTTGTCTTCGAGGAAGCTGGTCTGCAGGGACTCGATATCGAGGCTGTTGCGGACCGAGTCATAAAGCGCGATGGCATGCTTGTAATGTTTGATCGCCAGATCTGGTTTATTCTGCTGCTCATAGCAGGACCCCAGGCCGGCCTGGCTTTCCCAGATTATTTGCACATCCCTGGTTTCCACGCCGATAGCAAGAGCACGCCGCAGATAATCGATTGCTTCCGCGTCTTTTCCTAAATCTTGATTAAGCGTACCAAAATTTCTTAAAATGTAGGCCTGTAGAGTTCTCTCACCAATTTCCGTTGCAAGTTCCAGAGCCCTTTTCTGATACTGAATCGCTTTGCTGAAATCTTTTCGCTGCTGATATATTTCAGCCATGTTAGAGAGGTTCACGCTCTCTCCATGTTTGAAATTGTTTTCTTGTGCACTGAGCAACGCCTTTTGGTAGTACACCAAAGCTTGCTCCTGATCTCCTTGATCTTTGTAAACATTTGCAATATTGCCCAAAGCCTGTACCTCAGCCATTTTGTGCCCGCTTTTTTGCGTGAGTATTAGAGATTCATTAAAATATTGCAAAGCTTTTGGGAAATTTGCAGACAAAGCATAAATGGCAGCCATTGTGTTGACAACTGTTGATTGTCTTTTGATGTTGCCAGTTTCTTTAGCATGGCTGAAGGCATCTTGCAGCCATGAGAGTGCTTTTGAGTAATCGCCTCGCACAAAATGAGTATTTCCTATCATATACTCTGCATAAGCGGATGCTGCAAAATCGTCAACTCGATTTGCCAATTGTAGCAACATTTTACTGCGTTCCAGAACATCATCATACCTACTTAAACGAAAGAGAAGAAAGATCATCGATTGATGAGCCAGGGTCAGCTCCGGATCGAGTTCAACGGCTTTGGAGAGCATATTGAGCGCTTCCTGCAGCTCATATTTCTTTATATGGATGCGAGCCAAGCCATAGTAACTGCAGGCATTTTTGGGGTCGGCCTCAATGAGGCCACGAAAATATTGTGCTCCCGTGTCCAGGTCTTTCATTGCATTGTAGATCTCGGGAAGACCGCCTCTCAGGCCATACGGTTCAGCGTAATCGGGCTGCAACTCGATGGCCTTTTTCAACTTAGTGATGGCGCTATTGAGGTTATTTTGCGCAAAAGCAATTCGGCCCAAAGCATAATAAAGATAAGCATTCTGAGAATTTTTTTGCCGCAAAGATTCGAAGTAGTCTTTGGCGGCCTCAAAGTCGCCCTGATAAATATAAGCCTCGGCCAAGCTCCGGTAAGCATTGGAGAGTTGAGGATCCTCCTGAATCAGTCGCTGCAGCTCGGGTATAGCTTCCTGGTAATTTTCCTCCCCCATCATTCTCAGGGCGGTCTTGTACCGCTCGCGCAAATGATCCGGGAGTTGCGACCAGAGTTCTGAAGTCGGGATCAAGCAGACAAGACCCAATGCGGTCACTGTAAGAAGCAAGAAATAAATAGGTCTGTTTTGCATCACAACGTTTTTTGACGGGATGAAAGGGTGACTATAATGAGAAGACATCCAGTTTATCTTGTTTATCCTATCTAAATTATGTCACCGTATTTATGGATTGGTAGCAATCTCATTGAGATTGCAGGGACCTTTCGATTTCCGTAAGCATTTCCTTCGCTTCCTTAAATCTACGGCCGCGAAGCTCAACTACCTGTTCGAA
This genomic interval from candidate division KSB1 bacterium contains the following:
- a CDS encoding CHAT domain-containing protein — encoded protein: MQNRPIYFLLLTVTALGLVCLIPTSELWSQLPDHLRERYKTALRMMGEENYQEAIPELQRLIQEDPQLSNAYRSLAEAYIYQGDFEAAKDYFESLRQKNSQNAYLYYALGRIAFAQNNLNSAITKLKKAIELQPDYAEPYGLRGGLPEIYNAMKDLDTGAQYFRGLIEADPKNACSYYGLARIHIKKYELQEALNMLSKAVELDPELTLAHQSMIFLLFRLSRYDDVLERSKMLLQLANRVDDFAASAYAEYMIGNTHFVRGDYSKALSWLQDAFSHAKETGNIKRQSTVVNTMAAIYALSANFPKALQYFNESLILTQKSGHKMAEVQALGNIANVYKDQGDQEQALVYYQKALLSAQENNFKHGESVNLSNMAEIYQQRKDFSKAIQYQKRALELATEIGERTLQAYILRNFGTLNQDLGKDAEAIDYLRRALAIGVETRDVQIIWESQAGLGSCYEQQNKPDLAIKHYKHAIALYDSVRNSLDIESLQTSFLEDKYEAYPSIIQLLARSGKLEAAFAYAEKYKAKSLLDLLSKGRNLFNPLLSDSLRVELQEILGQNEEAHQALLLELAKPHKDQSKMLSLDQKITDLELKRVTLIENLRTRHGPFYQLAAPEILELKEVQRRILQNDQALLEYILGSDRLGIFVVTPDTVAYSEVPLSREQLKSMLTHLSPIFGSERDKQFLNAELADFSIPPAHALYQLLIKPIWSHIADTKRLIIVPDDLLYYLPFELLVYDTTGVETPYDFKNAKFLLEQFEISYMSSASLLDPRLQAPRKPTKVLLALGNPDFDTPKRSEPELLASKEPVTKNVARGDFLPSLPNAESEVKAIGAETGGSNNSLLIGAAANEESFKAEAEDYLILHLATHFLTDDNQPLYSKMVLAQNNQTTEDGYLHTYEIFNLRLNADLVVLSACNTGLGKLRKGEGVIGTSRAFLAAGVPSMVVSLWSVDDKSTADIMKNFYKHLKSGMDKAQALRIAKLDYLEFSGNAGIDPFYWAPFILIGDAAPIDFPTPSSSHSQTVVFTILVIVVAISALIILKVRRARIVQS